Part of the Sporomusa termitida genome, ATTGAAATCCTGGCTGTTGATTTACTGGGGGTAATTCCGGAAGACGAGTATATTGTTATTTCGACCAACCGGGGTGAACCGGCAATCGCCAATACGACAGCCCTGGCCGGTATTGCTTACCGCAATATCATCCGGCGGCTGATGGGGGAAAACGTGCCGCTTATGTCGTTTGAGGTTAATGACAGCTTGTGGGGTAAGTTTAGAAAAGTGTTAGGGTTTTAAATAGTGTCAGGGAGGGGAACAAAGGTGTTTGAGCTTATACAAAAACTGTTTGGCAGAGAGCCTCAGGGATCGAAAGACATTGCCAAAGAACGGCTCAGATTTGTGCTGGTACATGATCGTGTCAATGTATCGCCGCAGTTTATGGAAGCCATTAAAGATGACATGATAAAAGTAATTTCAAACTATATGGATATCAATGAAACCGATATGGAAATCAGCCTGACCAAGACCAATACACAGGTGGCTCTGGTAGCTAATATTCCGGTCAATCGCATGAAGCGGGGGACCATGGCAGGCGAGTAAATTTATGAAAGCAGAGTAGAACAAAAGTACTCTGCTTTTTTCTTTAGGTCCGCAATACTGGACGCAGGCGGGAAATACTATTATAATATATAAGACATTGTTTAGAGAGAAGGATGGTCTGTATGCTTAACCAGCGCCTGTTGCGGAACCTGGACTTTATACTTATTGGTGTTACAGTCCTCCTGGTCCTTATTAGTCTGGTTATTATTGGCAGTGCTACTCACATTAACGGACCGAGCGAGGACCGCTATTGGTATGTTGAACGCCAGGGGCTGTTCGCTTTGGCGAGTATTATTATAATTTTTTTCATACTCAATTTTGATTATCGGTCACTAGAGAAATTTGCCGGCTTTCTTTATATCTTCAACCTGATCATGCTGCTGGCGGTTATGTTTGTCGGCCAATCAGCTCTGGGGGCTCAACGCTGGATTCAGATTGGCCCGATTAGTCTGCAGCCGTCAGAGTTCTCTAAATTGATTATGATTATTGCCCTGGCGCAGGTCCTGGACAAACGTACAGGCCGGCTTAACAGCTTTAAAGAGATTATCCCGGTGTTTATTTTTGTCGGGATACCCTTTTTCCTGGTGTTAAAACAGCCGGATTTGGGAACTTCGCTGGTATTTTTGGCAATATTATTTGGCATGATTTTTGTGGCTGGTATAAGTACCCGCCATTTACTGTCAATTATCGGCGCTGGTCTTGCGTTCCTGCCAGTTTTCTGGCACTTTTTAAAAGATTATCAAAAAAAGCGCTTAACCGTATTTATTGATCCGAATGTTGACCCCTTGGGGTCCGGCTACCATATCATCCAGTCCAAGATTGCCATTGGTTCCGGTATGTTGTTTGGTAAAGGCCTGTTTAATGGCACTCAGAGCCAGCTAAACTTCCTGCCGGAAAACCATACCGATTTTATTTTTGCAGTTATTGGCGAGGAACTGGGTTTTGTCGGCGCAACCCTGATTTTGCTGTTTTATTTTATTTTACTTTATCGGGGGATAAAAATTGCCGGGGCTGCCCGGGATAATTTTGGTATGCTTGTAGCAACAGGTATTACATCGATGCTGGCTTTCCATCTCCTGGTTAATGTGGGTATGACAGCAGGTATTATGCCTGTTACCGGCATTCCGCTGCCACTCATGAGCTATGGTGTAAGCTCACTGACGACTAATCTGGTCAGTATCGGCATATTGTTAAATATTCATATGCGAAGGCAAAAGATTTTGTTTTGACTGCAGCGAGCCGAGGGCTCGCTTTACTTTTTTTATTGCTTTTATTGGATTACATATAGTTATAAATAGTTATAAATCTGCAGTTTTATCATATATATTCCATAAGATACTTTAGCCGGTGTTTATGGAGGGCTTAACATGACGACAAGGCTGTGGAACCGTTTGAAAAACCGCTGGCAACTCAGCCGGCGGAGCCGCAATAATGAAAAAAACTGGCAATTATATTATGAAGACACACCTGATTATACCTGGCTAAAAAAGACTGTTGCCGCTTTGGCGCTGTTTGTCATGATTTATGGTGCGCATGTGTCAGACACCCGGATTGGACAGGAAGTCACAGGTGCTGTGCGGAAATTGCTGACAACACAGACTGATTTTGTTTACTATTCGGTGAAAACAATAGATTATATTAATTCCTATTGGCCCAATGCCATTCAACTTTCAGAAATTCCGGTGCTTAAACAAGTCCAGGCCACTGTTTCCCGGCCGGCCGACCCTTTAATGTATATGACGAAACCTGTGGACGGTCAGGTGATGAGCGGGTATGGCTGGCAAACAAATCCAGAGCTGCAGAAGGATCTTTTACGGGAAGGCATTGATATTGCTGCTCCGGCCGGGAGCAGTGTGCATGCTGCCGCCGCCGGCAGGGTCAAGATAGTTACAGATAGTACTCAGTTTGGCAAGATATTAATCATCGACCATGGACAGGAGGTTGAGACCTTTTACGGGCATTTAGCCGATGTTTTAGTGAAAGATGGCGATTTGGTAAGTCAGGGACAGGTAGTCGGACGGGTTGGCAAAACAGGTGCAGCTGCGCCTGTACTATATTTTGAGCTGAGAGAAAACGGCAAGGCCATTGATCCTCTCCCCAGAATAAAAGGTGAAACTGTGAAATAAAGGATGTGAAATATGCGGGCCGGTAAAGTGGCAGGGGTCGAGATTATTTTTAACAATTGGTTTTTAGTATTGCTTGCTTTGTTTACGGCTGCCGGTCTTGGTGGCAAAATACTGCTGGTGTTCAGTGCGGTATTATTGCACGAACTTGCCCATATGCTAATGGCCGGCGGTTTAGGCTACAAGGTTAAGCAGGTCGAATTGCTGCCTTTTGGCGCAATGGCACGGGTTGAGCGCCTGGCTGATGCCGGCGCGGCCAGTGAAATAATGATCGCAGCCGCCGGACCGATGGCAAGCCTGGTTCTGGCGGCTTTATGTTATGCCCGATTGAATGAAGCCGGTGCCTGGCAGGAGGTAGTACGTTTCTATGGTGAAGTAAATCTTACCCTGGCTCTGTTTAATCTGCTGCCGGCTTTGCCGCTGGACGGGGGGAGAATTTTACGGGCCCTGCTGTCCCGGCGCCGTGATTATCGTGAGTCTACGGCAATTGTTGTCACTATCAGCCATATCATTGGCTGCTTACTGATACTATTGGCCGGGCTCGAATACTGGCTGCAAGGCATTATCAACCTGACAATGCTGATAGCAGCAGGTTTTCTATTTATTACCGCCCGGGCCGAAAACAACCTGGCCGGGCTGCGGGGCATGAGGATTCTGGCCGGCAAAAAAGCAGAACTGTCAAGTCGTGGCGTTATGCCAACCAGCCACCTTACAGCGATGGAGAATACTGCCGTGAGTGACGTTATCCGGCTGTTAGGCCCAGAACAATATTATGTGATCCATATTGTTGATCGCAATTTCCATCTGAGCGGAGCTCTTACCGAGACTGAGGTGTGGGAAAAGCTGCTGGAGCGGGGAATTAAGGGAAAAGTAAATGATTTTATAAATAAAGCTTGATATTTCCCCTGGAAAAATACATAATATTTTTTATAGCTATTCATTTGGAGGTACATATGCATTTCTTAGATCCTGTCAGTCCTGCTATTCTGAGCAAGGTAATGAAACCAGCCCGTTATACCGGTTATGAATGGAATAGTGTGGTTAAAGACCTCAAGCCGGCTATGGTAAACTTTGTTCTGGCTATGCCTGATGTATATGAAGTCGGCATGTCTAATCTGGGGCTAAAAATATTATATCAGATCCTTAATCAACGTGCAGACACGTTTGCCGAACGTACCTACGCTCCCTGGGTAGATCTGGAAGCCGAGATGAGAAATGCCGGTATTCGGTTATATACACTGGAAACAAAGCGGCCCGTAGCTGAGTGTGATATTATCGGTTTTTCTTTACAGTATGAACTAAGCTATAGTAATGTGCTTAATATGCTCGATTTAGCCGGTATCCCCCTGTTAGCGGCTGAACGTGAGGCAACACAGCCCCTGGTGGCCTGCGGCGGACCCTGTGCTTTTAATGCGGAGCCTATGACCGACTTTGTAGACTTCTTCATTCTGGGCGAAGCGGAAGAGGTTATCAGCGAGGTTGCGGCGGCCATTGCCGATTGGAAATTATCTGGGAAATTAAATGGTAAAGCAGGTATTTTACGACAGCTTGCCGAATTACAGGGTGTTTATGTGCCGGGTTTTTATGAGGCAGAATATGATGCCGCCGGCCGGTGGGCCGGTATCTGTACAGATATTCCCGAAGCTAAACAGACCATTAGCAAACGTGTAATCCCTGATCTTGATCAAGTGATGTTTGCGACCAAGCCCATTGTTCCGTTTATTGAAATTGTTCATGACCGTATCATGCTGGAGTTATTCCGGGGCTGTACCCGCGGCTGCCGTTTTTGTCAGGCCGGTGTACTCTATCGGCCTGTACGGGAGCGTAACATAGAAACACTGTTAGGCTACGTCCAGGCGCTTATCGATAACACCGGTTATAATGAGATATCCCTGGTATCTTTAAGTTCAGCTGATTATTCATGTCTGAGCCCTCTGATTAACCGCCTTACCACCCGCTTTAAACCGCAGGGAGTAAGTGTGTCGCTGCCGTCTCTCAGGATTGACAGCTTTTCTATTGATTTGGCCAATCAGGTACAACAGGTAAGGAAAAGCGGTTTGACTTTTGCACCTGAGGCCGGGACGCAGCGGCTGCGGGATGTAATTAATAAAGGGGTTACTGAGGCCGACCTTATCGAGGCGGTAAGCGCTGCTTTTAGAGCAGGCTGGTCAACAATTAAACTCTATTTTATGATCGGCCTGCCGACGGAAACGGATGAGGATATAGCCGGTATTGCCGCCTTGGCCCAGCAGGTTGCCGATCTTTATAAACAGATAAAAGGCCGCAGGGGGGCAAAAGTCACTGTCAGTGTATCCTCGTTTGTGCCTAAGCCGCATACTGCTTTTCAGTGGTTTGGCCAGAATTCTGTTGAGGAAATCGAACGCAAACAAAGGCTTTTACGGTCCCTTATTAAAGACCGCAGCCTCTCGCTTAGCTGGCATGATGCCCGCACCAGTTTTCTGGAGGGGGTATTTTCCCGAGGTGACCGCCGACTGGGCAAGGTGCTCCTCCGGGCGTGGCAGAATGGCGTAAAGTTTGACGGTTGGTCTGACCATTTTAGATATAATATATGGATGGACGCTTTTGCCGCTGAGAATGTTGATCCTGCAGCTTATGCCAGTCGTAACCGGGATATAGATGAGGCTCTGCCCTGGGAACATTTATCATCAGGCGTGGACAAGTCTTTTCTGGTACGGGAATGGCAGGCTGCGCAGCAGGGGGCTTTTACACCTGACTGCCGTCATAAAGAGTGCGGTGCCTGCGGCGTTTGCCGGAATCTTGACGTTAAAGTCGTAGACTGGGGGCAGGCATAATGGCAAAGCTGCGGCTAAAAATAACTAAGGGCAATGAAATACGCTATGTGTCACATCTGGATTTTGCCGGCACAATTGAACGGGTTGTCCGCCGGGCCGGGCTGCCGGCCGCCTATTCTGAAGGCTTTAACCCACACCTGAAAATGGCCTTCGCATCAGCGCTGGCGGTGGGAGTGACAAGCGAGGCCGAATATCTTGATCTCGAACTGACGGCAGCGCCGGATGTTGCCGGTATTGAGGCCCGGCTTAAGGCGCAATTGCCCGCAGGGATCGAACTTAAAGCTGCCAGGTATGTGCACACTCCCAGTCCGGCCCTTATGGCAGTTGTTAACCTGGCCACCTATGATATTATGGTTCCTTTAATGCCGGCGGCTACCTTGGCGGCGGCAATGACGAGTCTCAGCAGTTTCAACAGTGAAGTCGAAATCCTGTATATCAAAGAATCACCCAAGGGCCGTCGCGAGATTGATATTACAGAATTTCTTGCTGGCCCGGTTACTGCCAGCCTTGCCGCAGATAATCAATCATTAACAGTACGCCTAGCCATTAGGATTACCCCCAGCGGCAGCGTCAAGCCTGCTGAGGTGCTGGCCGTGTTAACAGGTCGTTATGGTTTACCTGCTGATGGCGGCAATGCGCTTATTCACCGCACCGGGTTGTTTGTCTGGGACGGACGGGGGCAGAGATCACCGCTTGAACTATAATTAATGATAAAGGAAACAGGTATGAAAAAGAGTATTATTGCCAATGTTATGCCGGAAGAAACCCGGGTTGCGGTCCTGGAAGACAGCCAGCTTATGGAAATAGCGGTGGAACGCAGCGACAGCGGACATTTGGTCGGCAACATTTATAAAGGGAAAGTTAAAAATGTTTTACCAGGCATGCAGGCTGCCTTTGTTGATATCGGGCGTGATAAAAATGCATTTTTATATATGGGTGATGCCGGCCGCCAGGCTGCCTGCCGGCATTTAACGGTTGGCCAGGACATCCTGGTACAGATCGCCAAAGACGCGATGGGGGAAAAAGGGCCACGGGCCACCATCAGCCTGACCTTGCCAGGACGATATATCGTATTTATGCCAACTGTTGATTATATTGGCATTTCACGCCGCATTGAAGATGAACCGGAACGGGAAAGATTAAGGCAGCTGGCTGAAAAAATACGACCGGCCGGGATGGGGGTCATTGTCAGGACGGTGGCTGCAGGCAAAAGCCAGGAAGAACTGGTCAATGATATGGCCTATCTGACCAATATGTGGTCAAGCCTGAGCGCCCGGGCTAAACGGATTCAGGCCCCGGCGCTCATTTACCGGGATGCTGACCTTGTCGTGCGGATTGTCCGCGATTACCTGACCAGTGATATTGCGGAATTTATCATCGACAGCCAGGAAGCCTATACCCGGGTTATTGATTTATTGAAGTATACATCACCTGAGCTTGCTGGGTGTGTCAGGCTGTACGAGCAGGCCAGCGGACCGGACAATGACCTGTTCAGCCGCTTTAATATTGAGGCGAAGCTGGAAAGCCTGCGTAACCGGCGGGTAGAACTGGCCTGCGGCGGCTATCTTGTTATTGACTATACGGAAGCATTGACGGTTATTGATGTCAATACCGGCAAGTTTATCGGCAACACTAATCTGTCTGAAACCGTATTTCAGACCAACCTGGAGGCGGTGGCCGAGATTGCCAGACAGCTTAGGTTAAGAGACATTGGTGGTATTATTATTATTGATTTTATTGATATGGCCAAAGCCGAGCAGCGGTCAGCGGTATTAACAGCGCTGGAGCTTGAACTCAAAAAGGACCGTACGAAATCAAATGTTTTAGGAATAACCAGCCTGGGGCTGGTTGAAATGACCCGGAAAAAGGCCAGACAAAATATTAATGGCATGCTTTATGACCAGTGCCCGTGCTGTTGGGGGAGAGGCCGCATAAAATCACCGGCCACTGTTGTTATCGATATCAAACGAGAACTGAGAAAACTGAACAAACGGCCCCGGACGGGCGGGAGGCTGGTCATTCAGGTTCATCCCCAGGTAGCCCATTTTTTAAACAGGCAGGGAGAGCTGAAAAGGCTGGAGCAGGAAACGGCCAGAGCCCTTGCTGTCGAAGCTGCTCACACGCTGAATCCGGAGTTGTTTTCATTGCTTTGGAAACCGGATTGACAAACTATTACCATTATGGTAAAATTTTATGATGTAGGCATTAAGTCTATTGTAACCGCGCGGAGAGGTCTTAAAACAAACTGTGCTTTGTTACCGTATCCGGCGAGTCCTAGGCAGGGGAGGTGCAATATTATGTACGCTATTATTGAAACAGGCGGTAAACAATACCGTGTTACTGAAGGCGATGTTCTTAGTATCGAAAAAATTGACGTGGCTGAAGGCCAGACTGTTGATTTTGACCGTGTTCTGACTGTAGTCAAAGACGGTGAGGTTGTTATCGGCAAACCGCTGATAAGTGATGCTAAAGTTACTGCTGAAGTAGTGTCTCATGGCAAGGGTAAGAAGATTTTGGTTTTTAAATACAAAGCAAAATCCAATTATCGCCGCCGTCAGGGTCATCGCCAGCCTTTTACAAAAGTCCGCATTGACAAGATTTTTGCTTAAGGTCCAATAATGATTACGGTTACATTAATTCGTGATAACAAGCAGGCAATTACCGGGTTTATGGTAAACGGACATGCCTACGCCGCCCCGCCTGGTCAGGACATTGTTTGTGCAGGCGTATCTGCTCTTACTCAGTCCGCCGTCATGGGAATTGAACGCCACTTGCGGCGGGAAATTGACCTGGTGCAGGACCGCAGCGGGCTTATGGTTGAGCTTATCAGCCAGCCTGATAGTCTTACGACGGCAGTCTTTGAAACCATGCTGCTCGGTTTAACTGAAATTGCCAGACTATATCCTAAGCGTGTGCGGATTATTGAGCACAGGAGGTGAAAGCAACATGGAAAAATTTAAACTGCATTCTTTTGACTTACAGTTATTTGCACATAAAAAAGGCGTGGGTAGCACCCGTAATGGCCGTGACAGTGAGGCTAAACGCCTGGGCGTTAAACGTCACGCCGGCGAAGTGGTTACTGCAGGCAGTATTCTGGTACGCCAGCGTGGTACTCATTTCCATCCAGGTAACAATGTCGGCATTGGCAAAGACGATACTTTATTTGCCAAAGTTCCCGGCAAAGTCGCTTTCGAGCGCAGAGGTCGTTATGACCGGCAAGTAAGTGTGTATCCTGCAGCTGAAGAAGCTATCTAATGAAATGCCTGCGGCCCACAAAGCCGCAGGTTTTTCTAACCCTATCAGAATTTACAAAGTTCAATGTTATGATTTGCGGCGGGATAAAAAAATCTTTACTTTAAAGGGCACAGGCGGCTTGTGCCGGCGGCCTAAAGGACTTGGCAGAAGCCAAGTTTTTCTAATTTTTGCCCGACCTGTCGAAAGCCGACAGGTATTTTGGCTGGCCGGGGCGAAAGACATATCATTCTGCAGTATACCGGAAGGATGATTGTATGACAAACACAAGCTGCTCTGAAGTAATGACATGTACTGACCTAGTCAAGCTGCTCCGTATTCAGCGTCATGATTTCTTAAACCACCTGCAGGTTATTCACGCGATGATTCAATTGGGACGTGGTGAGAAAGCAATACAATATATAGAAAAACTTGCGCATGATCCTGAAATGATATCAAATGTGCTGGCTGCTTATCAAAATAAACACCTTTGACCTTAGCTAGCCAACAGCTTACTAGTTAACAGGCCACTGGTCAGAAAAACTTGGCTTCTGCCAATCCCTCAGGTTGCCGGTAGCAGCCGCCTGGGTCCTTTAGGGTAAAAGATTTTCTCTAGCCCGTAGATCATAGCTTTGAATTTTTATAATTTGCTGGGGTAAAAAACGGCGCGGCAGCGCATATTA contains:
- a CDS encoding M50 family metallopeptidase → MRAGKVAGVEIIFNNWFLVLLALFTAAGLGGKILLVFSAVLLHELAHMLMAGGLGYKVKQVELLPFGAMARVERLADAGAASEIMIAAAGPMASLVLAALCYARLNEAGAWQEVVRFYGEVNLTLALFNLLPALPLDGGRILRALLSRRRDYRESTAIVVTISHIIGCLLILLAGLEYWLQGIINLTMLIAAGFLFITARAENNLAGLRGMRILAGKKAELSSRGVMPTSHLTAMENTAVSDVIRLLGPEQYYVIHIVDRNFHLSGALTETEVWEKLLERGIKGKVNDFINKA
- the rodA gene encoding rod shape-determining protein RodA — encoded protein: MLNQRLLRNLDFILIGVTVLLVLISLVIIGSATHINGPSEDRYWYVERQGLFALASIIIIFFILNFDYRSLEKFAGFLYIFNLIMLLAVMFVGQSALGAQRWIQIGPISLQPSEFSKLIMIIALAQVLDKRTGRLNSFKEIIPVFIFVGIPFFLVLKQPDLGTSLVFLAILFGMIFVAGISTRHLLSIIGAGLAFLPVFWHFLKDYQKKRLTVFIDPNVDPLGSGYHIIQSKIAIGSGMLFGKGLFNGTQSQLNFLPENHTDFIFAVIGEELGFVGATLILLFYFILLYRGIKIAGAARDNFGMLVATGITSMLAFHLLVNVGMTAGIMPVTGIPLPLMSYGVSSLTTNLVSIGILLNIHMRRQKILF
- the rpmA gene encoding 50S ribosomal protein L27; this translates as MHSFDLQLFAHKKGVGSTRNGRDSEAKRLGVKRHAGEVVTAGSILVRQRGTHFHPGNNVGIGKDDTLFAKVPGKVAFERRGRYDRQVSVYPAAEEAI
- the rplU gene encoding 50S ribosomal protein L21 — protein: MYAIIETGGKQYRVTEGDVLSIEKIDVAEGQTVDFDRVLTVVKDGEVVIGKPLISDAKVTAEVVSHGKGKKILVFKYKAKSNYRRRQGHRQPFTKVRIDKIFA
- a CDS encoding M23 family metallopeptidase, which encodes MTTRLWNRLKNRWQLSRRSRNNEKNWQLYYEDTPDYTWLKKTVAALALFVMIYGAHVSDTRIGQEVTGAVRKLLTTQTDFVYYSVKTIDYINSYWPNAIQLSEIPVLKQVQATVSRPADPLMYMTKPVDGQVMSGYGWQTNPELQKDLLREGIDIAAPAGSSVHAAAAGRVKIVTDSTQFGKILIIDHGQEVETFYGHLADVLVKDGDLVSQGQVVGRVGKTGAAAPVLYFELRENGKAIDPLPRIKGETVK
- a CDS encoding ribosomal-processing cysteine protease Prp, whose amino-acid sequence is MITVTLIRDNKQAITGFMVNGHAYAAPPGQDIVCAGVSALTQSAVMGIERHLRREIDLVQDRSGLMVELISQPDSLTTAVFETMLLGLTEIARLYPKRVRIIEHRR
- a CDS encoding Spo0B domain-containing protein, which translates into the protein MTNTSCSEVMTCTDLVKLLRIQRHDFLNHLQVIHAMIQLGRGEKAIQYIEKLAHDPEMISNVLAAYQNKHL
- a CDS encoding Rne/Rng family ribonuclease, giving the protein MKKSIIANVMPEETRVAVLEDSQLMEIAVERSDSGHLVGNIYKGKVKNVLPGMQAAFVDIGRDKNAFLYMGDAGRQAACRHLTVGQDILVQIAKDAMGEKGPRATISLTLPGRYIVFMPTVDYIGISRRIEDEPERERLRQLAEKIRPAGMGVIVRTVAAGKSQEELVNDMAYLTNMWSSLSARAKRIQAPALIYRDADLVVRIVRDYLTSDIAEFIIDSQEAYTRVIDLLKYTSPELAGCVRLYEQASGPDNDLFSRFNIEAKLESLRNRRVELACGGYLVIDYTEALTVIDVNTGKFIGNTNLSETVFQTNLEAVAEIARQLRLRDIGGIIIIDFIDMAKAEQRSAVLTALELELKKDRTKSNVLGITSLGLVEMTRKKARQNINGMLYDQCPCCWGRGRIKSPATVVIDIKRELRKLNKRPRTGGRLVIQVHPQVAHFLNRQGELKRLEQETARALAVEAAHTLNPELFSLLWKPD
- the minE gene encoding cell division topological specificity factor MinE, which produces MFELIQKLFGREPQGSKDIAKERLRFVLVHDRVNVSPQFMEAIKDDMIKVISNYMDINETDMEISLTKTNTQVALVANIPVNRMKRGTMAGE
- a CDS encoding TIGR03960 family B12-binding radical SAM protein, which gives rise to MHFLDPVSPAILSKVMKPARYTGYEWNSVVKDLKPAMVNFVLAMPDVYEVGMSNLGLKILYQILNQRADTFAERTYAPWVDLEAEMRNAGIRLYTLETKRPVAECDIIGFSLQYELSYSNVLNMLDLAGIPLLAAEREATQPLVACGGPCAFNAEPMTDFVDFFILGEAEEVISEVAAAIADWKLSGKLNGKAGILRQLAELQGVYVPGFYEAEYDAAGRWAGICTDIPEAKQTISKRVIPDLDQVMFATKPIVPFIEIVHDRIMLELFRGCTRGCRFCQAGVLYRPVRERNIETLLGYVQALIDNTGYNEISLVSLSSADYSCLSPLINRLTTRFKPQGVSVSLPSLRIDSFSIDLANQVQQVRKSGLTFAPEAGTQRLRDVINKGVTEADLIEAVSAAFRAGWSTIKLYFMIGLPTETDEDIAGIAALAQQVADLYKQIKGRRGAKVTVSVSSFVPKPHTAFQWFGQNSVEEIERKQRLLRSLIKDRSLSLSWHDARTSFLEGVFSRGDRRLGKVLLRAWQNGVKFDGWSDHFRYNIWMDAFAAENVDPAAYASRNRDIDEALPWEHLSSGVDKSFLVREWQAAQQGAFTPDCRHKECGACGVCRNLDVKVVDWGQA
- a CDS encoding TIGR03936 family radical SAM-associated protein codes for the protein MAKLRLKITKGNEIRYVSHLDFAGTIERVVRRAGLPAAYSEGFNPHLKMAFASALAVGVTSEAEYLDLELTAAPDVAGIEARLKAQLPAGIELKAARYVHTPSPALMAVVNLATYDIMVPLMPAATLAAAMTSLSSFNSEVEILYIKESPKGRREIDITEFLAGPVTASLAADNQSLTVRLAIRITPSGSVKPAEVLAVLTGRYGLPADGGNALIHRTGLFVWDGRGQRSPLEL